In the Piscinibacter sp. XHJ-5 genome, one interval contains:
- the yajC gene encoding preprotein translocase subunit YajC, which yields MFISEAFAQTAPAAAGAADSPFGSIGGMLPILLMFVVLYFVMIRPQMKRQKEHKAMIDALAKGDEVVIAGGVLGKVSKMGESYLHVEVAPGVELQVQRASVIQVLPKGTIK from the coding sequence GTGTTCATTTCCGAAGCCTTCGCCCAGACCGCGCCGGCCGCCGCGGGCGCCGCTGATTCGCCGTTCGGCAGCATCGGGGGCATGCTGCCGATCCTGTTGATGTTCGTCGTCCTTTACTTCGTGATGATCCGCCCTCAGATGAAGCGGCAGAAGGAGCACAAGGCGATGATCGACGCGCTGGCCAAAGGCGACGAAGTCGTCATTGCCGGGGGTGTCCTCGGGAAGGTCTCGAAGATGGGCGAGAGCTATCTCCACGTCGAGGTCGCCCCAGGCGTCGAGCTTCAGGTGCAGCGCGCCTCCGTGATCCAGGTGCTTCCCAAGGGCACCATCAAGTAA
- the secD gene encoding protein translocase subunit SecD: protein MNRYPFWKYAILAVALLIGLIYTLPNFFGEAPAVQVSSGKATLKLDSGMAARVQQILAQGALQPDLVQFDGNSVKARFADVETQGRAKDALNKALNPDPNDPSYIVALNLLSQSPRWLTSLHALPMYLGLDLRGGVHFLMQVDMKAALTKKAEALTGDIRTLLRDKNLRHAGITRDGNNVEIRFRDRETLTAAQNLLADQLPDLQWSAAAADGSDFKLGGVLKPEAARRVQETAVKQNITTLHNRVNELGVAEPVIQQQGLDRVVVQLPGVQDTAKAKDIIGRTATLEVRLVDDSTEAAAAAAGTGPVPFGTERYVERGGAPLVVKRQVILTGENLTDAQAGFDNQTQEPAVHLTLDAKGARIFRDVTRENVGKRMAILLFEKGKGEVVTAPVIRSEIGGGRVQISGRMTTTEANDTALLLRAGSLAAPMEIIEERTIGPSLGADNIKKGYDSVLYGFIAIAAFMCAYYLLFGVFSTLALALNLLLLVAVLSMLQATLTLPGIAAIALVLGMAIDANVLINERIREELRGGASPQAAIHAGYERAFATILDSNVTTLIAGLALLAFGSGPIRGFAIVHCLGILTSMFSAVLFSRGLVNLWYGRQKKLKGVSIGQVWRPQADVPAKS, encoded by the coding sequence ATGAACCGCTACCCCTTCTGGAAATACGCGATCCTCGCGGTCGCACTGCTGATCGGCCTGATCTACACGCTGCCCAATTTCTTCGGGGAGGCGCCCGCCGTCCAGGTGAGCAGCGGCAAGGCGACGCTCAAGCTCGACAGCGGCATGGCCGCACGCGTGCAGCAGATCCTCGCGCAGGGCGCACTGCAGCCCGACCTCGTGCAGTTCGACGGCAATTCGGTGAAGGCGCGCTTCGCCGATGTCGAGACGCAGGGCAGGGCGAAGGACGCGCTGAACAAGGCGCTCAATCCCGATCCCAACGACCCGAGCTACATCGTGGCGTTGAATCTGCTGTCCCAGTCGCCGCGCTGGCTCACCTCGCTGCATGCGCTGCCGATGTATCTCGGACTGGACCTGCGCGGCGGCGTGCACTTCCTGATGCAGGTCGACATGAAGGCCGCGCTGACCAAGAAGGCCGAGGCGCTCACAGGCGACATCCGCACGCTGCTGCGCGACAAGAACCTGCGCCACGCCGGCATCACGCGCGACGGCAACAACGTCGAGATCCGGTTTCGCGACCGCGAGACGCTGACAGCCGCCCAGAACCTGCTCGCCGACCAGCTTCCCGACCTCCAGTGGAGCGCCGCCGCGGCAGACGGCAGCGACTTCAAGCTCGGCGGCGTGCTCAAGCCCGAGGCGGCGCGTCGCGTGCAGGAGACGGCCGTCAAGCAGAACATCACCACCCTGCACAACCGCGTCAACGAGCTCGGCGTGGCCGAGCCGGTGATCCAGCAGCAGGGGCTCGACCGGGTCGTCGTCCAGCTGCCCGGGGTGCAGGACACGGCCAAGGCCAAGGACATCATCGGGCGCACCGCGACGCTCGAGGTGCGCCTGGTCGACGACAGCACCGAAGCCGCCGCGGCGGCCGCCGGCACCGGACCGGTGCCGTTCGGCACGGAGCGCTACGTCGAGCGAGGCGGCGCGCCGCTGGTGGTCAAGCGTCAGGTCATCCTGACCGGCGAGAACCTCACCGACGCGCAGGCAGGATTCGACAACCAGACGCAGGAGCCCGCGGTGCACCTGACGCTGGACGCGAAGGGCGCCCGCATCTTCCGGGACGTGACGCGCGAGAACGTGGGCAAGCGGATGGCCATCCTGCTGTTCGAGAAGGGCAAGGGCGAGGTCGTCACCGCGCCGGTGATCCGCTCCGAGATCGGCGGCGGCCGGGTGCAGATTTCCGGGCGCATGACGACCACCGAAGCCAACGACACCGCGCTGCTGCTGCGCGCCGGTTCGCTGGCCGCGCCGATGGAAATCATCGAGGAGCGCACCATCGGTCCGAGCCTGGGCGCCGACAACATCAAGAAGGGCTACGACAGCGTGCTGTACGGCTTCATCGCCATCGCGGCATTCATGTGCGCGTACTACCTGCTGTTCGGCGTGTTCTCGACGCTCGCGCTGGCGCTGAACCTGCTCCTGCTGGTGGCCGTGCTGTCCATGCTGCAGGCGACCCTCACCTTGCCCGGCATCGCGGCCATCGCGCTGGTGCTCGGCATGGCCATCGACGCCAACGTGCTGATCAACGAGCGCATCCGGGAGGAACTGCGTGGCGGCGCGTCGCCGCAGGCGGCGATCCACGCCGGCTACGAGCGCGCCTTCGCGACCATCCTCGACTCCAACGTCACCACGCTGATCGCCGGCCTGGCGCTGCTGGCCTTCGGATCCGGTCCGATCCGCGGCTTCGCGATCGTGCACTGCCTGGGCATCCTCACGTCGATGTTCTCGGCGGTGCTGTTCTCGCGGGGCCTGGTGAACCTCTGGTACGGGCGCCAGAAGAAGCTCAAGGGCGTGTCCATCGGCCAGGTGTGGCGCCCCCAGGCCGACGTGCCGGCCAAGAGCTGA
- the secF gene encoding protein translocase subunit SecF, translating to MEFFRIRRDIPFMRHALVFNIISLVTFLAAVFFLATRGLHFSVEFTGGTLVEMNYPQAVDIGKVRATVEALKFGDVQVQNFGSPRDVLIRVPVRGDVTQDVVVARVFGELCTAERGTVATRQVTTEKGESVSRRVCATADGAEPVKLQRSEFVGPQVGKELAEDGAKALAFVVAGIMIYLAFRFEWKFSVAAIIANLHDVIIILGFFAFFQWEFSLSVLAAVLAVLGYSVNESVVIFDRIREAFRRYRKMNTHEVIDHAITSTMSRTIITHGCTQMMVLSMLLFGGPTLHHFAVALTIGILFGIYSSVFVAAAIAMWLGVKREDLVKAGGKEIDPDDPNAGAVV from the coding sequence ATGGAATTCTTCCGGATCAGGCGCGACATCCCGTTCATGCGGCACGCGCTGGTGTTCAACATCATCTCGCTCGTGACCTTCCTCGCGGCGGTGTTCTTCCTCGCCACGCGCGGGCTGCACTTCTCGGTGGAGTTCACCGGCGGCACGCTGGTCGAGATGAACTATCCGCAGGCGGTCGACATCGGCAAGGTGCGCGCCACCGTCGAGGCGCTGAAATTCGGCGACGTGCAGGTGCAGAACTTCGGCAGCCCGCGCGATGTCCTCATCCGGGTGCCCGTGCGCGGCGACGTCACCCAGGACGTCGTGGTGGCGCGCGTGTTCGGCGAGCTCTGCACGGCAGAGCGCGGGACCGTGGCGACGCGGCAGGTCACCACCGAGAAGGGCGAGTCCGTGAGCCGCCGCGTCTGCGCTACCGCCGACGGCGCGGAGCCGGTGAAGCTGCAGCGCAGCGAGTTCGTGGGCCCGCAGGTGGGCAAGGAGCTTGCCGAAGACGGCGCCAAGGCGCTTGCCTTCGTCGTGGCCGGCATCATGATCTACCTGGCGTTTCGCTTCGAGTGGAAGTTCTCGGTGGCGGCGATCATCGCCAACCTGCACGACGTCATCATCATCCTGGGCTTCTTCGCCTTCTTCCAGTGGGAGTTCTCGCTGTCCGTGCTGGCGGCGGTGCTGGCGGTGCTGGGGTACTCGGTCAACGAGTCGGTCGTCATCTTCGACCGGATCCGCGAGGCCTTCCGCCGCTACCGGAAGATGAACACCCATGAGGTGATCGACCACGCGATCACCAGCACGATGAGCCGCACGATCATCACCCACGGCTGCACGCAGATGATGGTGCTGTCGATGCTGCTGTTCGGGGGGCCCACGCTGCACCATTTCGCCGTCGCGCTGACGATCGGCATTCTGTTCGGCATCTATTCGTCGGTGTTCGTGGCCGCCGCCATCGCCATGTGGCTAGGCGTCAAGCGCGAGGACCTCGTCAAGGCGGGCGGGAAGGAAATCGATCCGGACGATCCGAACGCCGGGGCGGTGGTGTAG
- a CDS encoding DUF1631 family protein: protein MATTANSMALAAQARRSYVEGLLNGLPSVVQAVDQGARILLSQVSDPATNMRRRDTVDDLQKFQGLWLHAAVGALRGVLQSGGTSAVKPADLPPAGSRLGASSTGGLSLVDNETIESEILSSRLALAMMDRASWEFTDMRSRMTMLEGRDELETNDILRPHVLARIVANAWRAAGLGNDAWRTLQTVLHDEFAHFAEEAYHEINRWLIEQRVLPEVDLRPFIRRSRNAAWSASAGATTAAFVHSGPTSPSTEPGRTGVHEETRLMTRAAGLARGGDHAEAVLGRLNKLIGRQLPEFASTQQSRPPSQALRTAITDAQQGIAKRLASATVPGRLAGAQVSTPMLLEELHQRKQQLKQAAATPVERATIEIVALLFQSILTEERIPATVRVWFARLQMPVLRVAISEPDFFATTDHPARRLIDRMGACVMGFDATMRHAGDVVEKEIKRVVQVVEAYPDTGRRVFQTVLTEFEKFLEHYFKNENEASRKGVSLAQQVEQRETLAIQYTIELRKMLNEVPVQEGVREFLFHVWADVLAMTAVKSEPQSEETKTMKRAAADLIWSASAKVSREERAEVIRRLPPLLKTLRDGMQNAGVPAHKQDEHIQKLNNSLAAAFTAKAAAIPHDRLEDLMARLETLEELLPDAEDVEIDESLVLDLSGHESSELEVVGEGGSMPTPAMLSWARELQVGSWFMLDFRGRNEAVQLAWQGLRKQLTLFVSPQGRGILFQQNRLAAFLQAGLLVPAQDESLTVRATRSALAKLDVDPGRLLN from the coding sequence ATGGCGACCACCGCCAACTCGATGGCACTGGCCGCACAGGCGCGGCGAAGCTACGTCGAGGGATTGCTGAACGGGCTTCCGAGCGTCGTGCAGGCGGTCGATCAGGGCGCGCGCATCCTGCTCAGCCAGGTGTCCGATCCGGCGACCAACATGCGCCGGCGCGACACCGTCGACGATCTGCAGAAGTTCCAGGGGCTCTGGCTGCATGCGGCAGTGGGGGCGCTGCGCGGCGTCCTGCAAAGCGGCGGCACGTCGGCGGTCAAGCCGGCCGACCTTCCACCCGCAGGCAGCCGCCTCGGCGCGAGCTCCACTGGCGGACTGAGTCTGGTCGACAACGAGACCATCGAGAGCGAGATCCTGAGCTCGCGCCTGGCGCTCGCCATGATGGACCGCGCATCGTGGGAGTTCACCGACATGCGCTCGCGCATGACGATGCTGGAAGGCCGGGACGAGCTCGAGACCAACGATATCCTGCGTCCGCACGTGCTCGCGCGCATCGTGGCCAATGCCTGGCGCGCCGCGGGTCTCGGCAACGATGCCTGGCGCACGCTCCAGACGGTGCTGCACGACGAATTCGCGCACTTCGCCGAAGAGGCGTATCACGAGATCAACCGCTGGCTGATCGAGCAGCGGGTGCTGCCCGAAGTCGACCTCCGGCCCTTCATCCGCCGCTCCCGCAACGCCGCCTGGTCGGCGTCGGCGGGCGCCACGACAGCAGCCTTCGTGCACTCGGGCCCGACGTCCCCGTCGACGGAGCCGGGCCGCACCGGTGTGCATGAGGAAACCCGCCTCATGACCCGGGCCGCCGGTCTGGCGCGCGGTGGCGATCACGCCGAAGCAGTGCTGGGGCGACTCAACAAGCTCATCGGCCGGCAACTGCCCGAATTCGCCAGCACGCAGCAGTCGCGTCCGCCATCGCAAGCTTTGCGCACCGCCATCACCGATGCGCAGCAAGGCATCGCCAAGCGGTTGGCCAGCGCCACCGTACCGGGCCGGCTGGCTGGGGCGCAGGTCAGCACGCCGATGCTGCTGGAGGAGCTGCATCAACGCAAGCAGCAGCTCAAGCAGGCCGCCGCCACCCCGGTGGAGAGGGCGACCATCGAGATCGTCGCCCTCCTGTTCCAGAGCATCCTGACCGAGGAGCGCATCCCGGCCACGGTGCGGGTCTGGTTCGCCCGGCTGCAGATGCCGGTGCTGCGGGTGGCGATCAGCGAACCCGACTTCTTCGCCACGACGGATCACCCGGCGCGCCGCCTCATCGACCGCATGGGTGCTTGCGTGATGGGCTTCGATGCGACGATGCGCCACGCGGGCGACGTGGTCGAAAAGGAGATCAAGCGCGTGGTGCAGGTCGTCGAGGCCTACCCCGATACCGGCCGCCGCGTCTTCCAGACCGTGCTCACCGAGTTCGAGAAGTTTCTCGAGCACTACTTCAAGAACGAGAACGAGGCGTCGCGCAAGGGCGTGTCGCTGGCGCAGCAGGTGGAGCAGCGCGAGACGCTGGCCATCCAGTACACGATCGAGCTGCGCAAGATGCTGAACGAAGTACCGGTGCAAGAGGGAGTGCGCGAATTCCTCTTCCACGTCTGGGCCGACGTGCTGGCGATGACCGCGGTGAAATCGGAGCCCCAGAGTGAGGAAACCAAGACCATGAAGCGGGCGGCCGCCGATCTGATCTGGTCGGCCAGCGCAAAGGTGTCGCGCGAGGAGCGCGCCGAAGTCATCCGCCGCCTGCCGCCCCTGCTGAAGACCCTTCGCGACGGCATGCAGAATGCCGGCGTACCGGCGCACAAGCAGGATGAGCACATCCAGAAGCTCAACAATTCGCTGGCCGCGGCCTTCACCGCGAAGGCTGCCGCGATTCCGCACGACCGGCTGGAAGACCTGATGGCCCGGCTCGAAACGCTCGAGGAGCTGCTGCCGGACGCCGAAGACGTCGAGATCGACGAATCGCTGGTGCTCGACCTGTCCGGCCACGAGAGCTCCGAGCTCGAGGTCGTCGGGGAGGGCGGCTCGATGCCGACCCCGGCCATGCTGTCTTGGGCGCGCGAGCTCCAGGTCGGAAGCTGGTTCATGCTCGATTTCCGCGGTCGCAACGAAGCCGTGCAGCTGGCGTGGCAGGGACTGCGCAAGCAGCTGACGCTGTTCGTGTCGCCGCAAGGCCGAGGCATCCTGTTCCAGCAGAACCGCCTCGCGGCTTTCTTGCAGGCCGGTCTGCTGGTGCCGGCCCAGGACGAGTCGCTGACGGTGCGCGCGACCCGCAGTGCGCTGGCCAAGCTGGACGTCGATCCGGGGCGGCTGCTGAACTGA
- a CDS encoding DUF494 domain-containing protein, with the protein MFDVLVYLYENYWRPDACPDHAQLTRKLSAVGFESEEIQEALSWLDGLAGAAESYVGEQAASSLRVYSKAEQEHLGEASIGFISFLESAGVLPPPMREMVIDRANAISGGPLDLEDLKIIVLMVFWSLGEEPDALILDELFVDEEDRLIH; encoded by the coding sequence ATGTTCGACGTACTTGTTTACCTGTACGAAAACTACTGGCGTCCCGACGCCTGTCCCGACCACGCGCAGCTGACCCGAAAACTGTCCGCAGTCGGCTTCGAGTCGGAAGAAATCCAGGAAGCCCTGTCCTGGCTCGACGGGCTGGCCGGCGCGGCAGAGTCCTACGTCGGGGAGCAAGCGGCCAGCAGCCTGCGGGTTTATTCAAAGGCGGAACAGGAGCACCTCGGCGAAGCGTCGATCGGCTTCATCAGCTTCCTCGAATCTGCCGGCGTGCTGCCACCGCCGATGCGCGAAATGGTGATCGACCGCGCGAACGCCATTTCCGGCGGTCCGCTGGATCTCGAAGACCTGAAGATCATCGTCCTGATGGTGTTCTGGAGCCTGGGCGAGGAGCCCGATGCGCTCATCCTGGATGAACTGTTCGTCGACGAGGAAGACCGGCTGATCCACTGA
- the dprA gene encoding DNA-processing protein DprA, translating to MARDELVAWLRLLEAPRVGRDSARKLLAAFGSPHAVIAASEAARRHVVGSGAAASLAQVPGLEALVDGTWEWLAGDSQRHVITLGDPAYPALLLETADPPLLLYAQGRTELLHAPAIAIVGSRNPTPQGASNAKAFASTLSRAGLTVVSGLALGVDAAAHEGALLESAATIAVVGTGLDRVYPRQHRELAHRIAHQGLIVSEYPLGTPPLQHNFPLRNRIIAGLSRGTLVVEAALGSGSLITARLAVEAGREVFAVPGSIHAPQARGCHALIRQGAKLVETAQDILEELGCGTPAAAGGTSGAADRLADPLLEALGHDPVTLDALVARTGWPAQDLNARLLELELEGHVARLPGQLFQRVATG from the coding sequence ATCGCACGCGACGAGCTCGTCGCATGGCTGCGGCTGCTCGAAGCGCCGCGAGTCGGACGCGACTCCGCCCGCAAGCTGCTCGCGGCTTTCGGCTCGCCGCACGCCGTCATCGCCGCCTCTGAGGCTGCCCGACGCCATGTCGTCGGATCCGGCGCCGCTGCGTCCCTGGCGCAGGTCCCCGGGTTGGAAGCTCTGGTCGACGGCACATGGGAGTGGCTCGCAGGTGACTCGCAGCGGCACGTCATCACGCTGGGCGACCCTGCCTATCCGGCCCTGCTGCTGGAGACGGCCGACCCGCCCCTGCTGCTGTACGCACAGGGCCGCACCGAGCTGCTTCACGCGCCGGCGATTGCCATCGTTGGCAGCCGCAATCCGACCCCGCAGGGCGCCTCGAACGCGAAGGCCTTCGCGAGCACGTTGAGCCGTGCAGGTCTGACGGTCGTGTCCGGGCTCGCGCTGGGTGTGGACGCGGCAGCGCACGAGGGCGCGCTTCTCGAATCCGCGGCCACGATAGCCGTCGTGGGAACAGGACTCGACCGGGTGTACCCCCGGCAGCATCGCGAGCTGGCCCATCGCATCGCTCACCAGGGCCTGATCGTGAGCGAGTACCCGCTCGGCACGCCGCCGCTGCAGCACAACTTTCCCTTGCGCAACCGCATCATCGCCGGCCTGTCACGCGGCACGCTGGTGGTCGAAGCCGCGCTCGGATCCGGCTCGCTGATCACGGCACGGCTGGCCGTCGAAGCGGGTCGCGAGGTCTTCGCCGTCCCGGGCTCGATTCATGCTCCTCAAGCGCGCGGCTGCCATGCGCTCATTCGCCAGGGCGCCAAGCTGGTGGAGACCGCCCAGGACATCCTGGAAGAGCTCGGCTGCGGCACGCCTGCGGCCGCCGGCGGCACATCCGGTGCCGCCGACCGCCTGGCGGATCCGCTGCTCGAGGCACTGGGCCACGATCCCGTGACCCTGGACGCGCTGGTCGCGCGCACCGGATGGCCGGCACAGGACCTGAACGCCCGGCTCCTCGAACTGGAGCTCGAAGGCCACGTCGCGCGACTGCCGGGGCAGCTGTTTCAGCGGGTCGCGACAGGCTGA
- a CDS encoding LysM domain-containing protein: MRNFRRRAAWSGAAGGTTPRQPIPREAAPPVASGDPNLMTRRNRFANPVRLAAVGITFGAIAGATLAAEPNFPITPQQRGTAQQVASAGVPLSELAPNAPDSYTVKRGDTLWAISGLFLKSPWRWPELWGMNLDEIRNPHLIFPGQILFLEKAGGRARLRVGQPVDGNTVKLSPRARGTALDADGIPSIPFHLIEPFLTEAVIFETNELALAPRIVATQEGRVLLSRGDTAYVRGELGNSTAFRIFREPKALKDPQTGEILGYEAAYVGATESVRPGETRTGSDGKPEIIPATFTVTSIRQEANVGDRLAPLPPREFTNYAPHAPASAMAGQIVSLYGDAMTAGQNQIVALNRGARDGMERGHVLALWRSGERVIDKTDASRPTIKLPDERHGLLFVFRVFDRMSYALILSVKDPVKPGDRFTQP; encoded by the coding sequence ATGAGGAATTTTCGCCGAAGAGCGGCCTGGTCAGGCGCCGCCGGTGGAACAACCCCACGGCAACCTATCCCGCGAGAGGCCGCTCCACCTGTCGCGTCCGGAGACCCCAACTTGATGACGCGTCGCAACCGTTTTGCCAACCCCGTTCGCCTGGCTGCTGTCGGCATCACCTTCGGAGCAATCGCCGGCGCGACCCTCGCGGCAGAACCCAATTTTCCCATCACCCCGCAGCAAAGAGGCACCGCACAGCAGGTTGCCTCTGCCGGCGTGCCGTTGTCGGAACTGGCGCCCAACGCGCCCGATTCGTACACCGTCAAGCGCGGCGACACGCTGTGGGCGATCTCGGGGTTGTTCCTGAAGAGCCCGTGGCGCTGGCCCGAGCTGTGGGGGATGAACCTCGACGAAATCCGCAACCCGCACCTGATCTTCCCCGGCCAGATCCTGTTCCTCGAGAAAGCCGGCGGGCGGGCCCGCCTGCGCGTCGGCCAGCCTGTCGACGGCAACACGGTCAAGCTGTCGCCGCGCGCACGCGGCACCGCGCTCGACGCGGACGGCATCCCCTCGATCCCGTTTCACCTGATCGAGCCGTTCCTGACCGAGGCCGTGATCTTCGAGACCAATGAGCTCGCGCTGGCACCTCGCATCGTCGCGACCCAGGAAGGCCGCGTGCTGCTGTCGCGCGGCGATACCGCGTACGTGAGAGGCGAGCTGGGCAACAGCACCGCGTTTCGCATCTTCCGCGAGCCGAAGGCGCTGAAGGATCCGCAAACCGGCGAAATCCTGGGGTACGAAGCGGCCTATGTCGGTGCCACCGAATCCGTTCGTCCGGGCGAGACCCGCACCGGGAGCGACGGCAAGCCCGAGATCATCCCCGCGACCTTCACCGTCACCAGCATCCGCCAGGAAGCGAACGTCGGGGATCGGCTCGCGCCCTTGCCGCCGCGCGAGTTCACCAACTACGCACCGCATGCGCCGGCGTCGGCGATGGCCGGACAGATCGTGTCGCTGTACGGAGACGCGATGACTGCTGGCCAGAACCAGATCGTGGCGTTGAACCGCGGCGCCCGCGACGGCATGGAACGCGGCCACGTGCTGGCGCTCTGGCGCTCCGGCGAGAGGGTCATCGACAAGACCGACGCGTCGCGCCCGACGATCAAGCTGCCCGACGAGCGGCATGGCCTGCTATTCGTCTTCCGGGTGTTCGACCGCATGTCGTACGCGCTGATCCTGTCCGTCAAGGACCCGGTCAAGCCGGGTGACCGCTTCACGCAGCCTTGA
- the def gene encoding peptide deformylase, whose translation MAKLHILRYPDPRLHTVAKPVKQVDERIRKLVDDMLETMYDADGVGLAATQVDVHERVIVIDTSESRDDPRVLINPELIAKSEEMSFSDEGCLSVPQIYDRVKRHARVTVRALDRDGREVTFDAEGLLSVCVQHEMDHLVGKVFVEYLSSLKRDRIKTKMLKKTRDEQRV comes from the coding sequence ATGGCCAAGCTCCACATCCTGCGTTACCCCGATCCCCGGCTGCATACCGTCGCCAAGCCGGTGAAGCAGGTGGACGAGCGCATCCGCAAGCTGGTCGACGACATGCTCGAGACGATGTACGACGCCGACGGCGTCGGGCTGGCCGCTACCCAGGTGGACGTGCACGAGCGCGTGATCGTGATCGACACCTCGGAAAGCCGTGACGACCCGCGGGTGCTGATCAATCCCGAGCTCATTGCAAAGAGCGAGGAGATGAGCTTCAGCGACGAGGGCTGCCTGTCGGTGCCGCAGATCTACGACAGGGTCAAGCGCCATGCCCGCGTCACGGTGCGCGCGCTCGATCGCGACGGCAGGGAAGTCACCTTCGACGCCGAGGGCCTGCTGTCGGTGTGCGTTCAGCACGAGATGGATCACCTCGTCGGCAAGGTGTTCGTCGAATACCTCAGCTCACTGAAGCGAGACCGCATCAAGACCAAGATGCTCAAGAAGACGCGCGACGAACAACGCGTCTGA
- the fmt gene encoding methionyl-tRNA formyltransferase, translated as MRVAFAGTPEFAETALARLHAAGFTIPLVLTQPDRPAGRGMKLQASPVKAFAVGHAIPVAQPRSLRLDGKHPLDAQASQLALSQARADVLVVAAYGLLLPTWVLELPRHGCINIHASLLPRWRGAAPIHRAIEAGDARTGITIMQMDAGLDTGDMLLAEAIDIRPEDTTATLHDRLAALGGKLVVEALEMLGRGALRRTPQPQAGVTYAHKVDKAEAAIDWRQPAEAIERRIRAFDPFPGATTTLDGEPIKVWRAESAAQAGEPGTVLEAQDDRLTVACGSAALRLLELQRPGGKRLPARQFLQGKPGLAGRRLGV; from the coding sequence ATGCGAGTCGCCTTCGCCGGCACGCCCGAATTCGCCGAAACAGCGCTTGCGCGGTTGCATGCCGCAGGTTTCACGATCCCGCTGGTGCTGACCCAGCCCGACCGCCCCGCCGGCCGTGGCATGAAGCTTCAGGCATCGCCGGTCAAGGCGTTTGCTGTCGGGCACGCGATCCCGGTCGCACAGCCGCGCAGCCTGCGCCTGGATGGCAAGCACCCGCTAGACGCCCAGGCGTCGCAACTTGCCCTGTCGCAGGCGCGTGCCGATGTGCTGGTGGTGGCGGCCTACGGCCTCCTGCTTCCGACCTGGGTGCTCGAGCTGCCGCGGCACGGCTGCATCAACATCCACGCGTCGCTGCTGCCGCGCTGGCGTGGCGCTGCGCCCATCCACCGCGCCATCGAGGCAGGCGATGCGCGCACCGGCATCACCATCATGCAGATGGATGCCGGCCTGGATACCGGCGACATGCTGCTCGCCGAAGCCATCGACATCCGCCCCGAGGACACCACCGCGACGTTGCACGACCGGCTGGCGGCGCTCGGCGGCAAGCTGGTGGTCGAGGCGCTGGAAATGCTCGGACGCGGCGCCCTCCGGCGCACGCCCCAGCCGCAAGCAGGCGTGACCTACGCGCACAAGGTGGACAAGGCCGAGGCGGCGATCGACTGGCGCCAGCCGGCCGAAGCGATCGAGCGCCGCATCCGCGCCTTCGATCCGTTCCCCGGCGCCACCACGACCCTGGATGGCGAGCCCATCAAGGTGTGGCGCGCCGAATCGGCAGCACAGGCCGGCGAGCCCGGGACTGTCCTCGAGGCGCAGGACGACCGCCTCACCGTCGCATGCGGAAGCGCCGCCCTGCGACTGCTGGAGCTGCAGCGTCCGGGCGGCAAGCGCCTGCCCGCGCGGCAGTTCCTGCAAGGAAAGCCGGGATTGGCGGGCCGCCGGCTCGGCGTCTGA
- the htpX gene encoding zinc metalloprotease HtpX — translation MFNLLKTAVLMAAITALFMAIGALLGGRSGMMLALAIAVAMNFFSYWFSDKLVLRMYNAQEVDESSAPQFYRMVRELAQRAQLPMPRVYLINEDAPNAFATGRNPENAAVAATTGILRALSDRELRGVMAHELAHVKHRDILISTISATMAGAIGMLANFAMLFGGRDDEGRPTNPIVSILVMLLAPIAASLIQMAISRAREFEADRGGAEISGDPQALASALQKIQRYAQGIPLETAERHPETAQMMIMNPLSGGGWKGLFSTHPSTEERVARLLAMR, via the coding sequence ATGTTCAATCTGTTGAAGACGGCCGTCCTGATGGCGGCCATCACCGCGCTGTTCATGGCCATCGGCGCCCTGCTCGGCGGCCGCTCCGGCATGATGCTGGCCCTCGCCATCGCGGTGGCGATGAACTTCTTCAGCTACTGGTTCTCCGACAAGCTGGTCCTGCGCATGTACAACGCGCAGGAGGTCGACGAGAGCTCGGCGCCGCAGTTCTACCGGATGGTGCGCGAGCTGGCGCAGCGTGCGCAGCTGCCGATGCCGCGCGTGTACCTCATCAACGAGGACGCCCCCAACGCCTTCGCGACGGGCCGCAATCCCGAAAACGCCGCGGTCGCCGCCACCACGGGCATCTTGCGTGCGTTGTCCGACCGCGAACTGCGCGGCGTGATGGCGCATGAGCTGGCGCACGTGAAGCACCGCGACATCCTCATCAGCACCATCAGCGCGACCATGGCCGGCGCGATCGGCATGCTGGCCAACTTCGCCATGCTCTTCGGCGGCCGCGATGACGAGGGCCGCCCGACGAATCCGATCGTCAGCATCCTGGTCATGCTGCTGGCCCCGATCGCGGCCAGCCTGATCCAGATGGCCATCAGCCGCGCCCGCGAGTTCGAGGCGGACCGAGGCGGGGCCGAGATCTCCGGCGATCCGCAGGCACTGGCTTCGGCGCTGCAGAAGATCCAGCGCTATGCGCAGGGCATTCCGCTCGAGACCGCCGAACGGCATCCGGAGACGGCGCAGATGATGATCATGAACCCGCTGTCCGGCGGCGGATGGAAGGGGCTGTTCTCGACGCATCCGTCCACCGAGGAGCGGGTCGCCCGCTTGCTGGCGATGCGCTGA